A window from Ramlibacter pinisoli encodes these proteins:
- a CDS encoding quinone-dependent dihydroorotate dehydrogenase, whose protein sequence is MPLLPYGLARPFLFGLDPETAHDLTLESLARLQGTPLAWTWCSALVDDPIELAGLRFPNRVGLAAGLDKNARCIDGLGAMGFGFVEVGTVTPKAQPGNPKPRMFRLPQANALINRLGFNNDGLDAFVANVQRSSFRRQGRILGLNIGKNAATPIERATDDYLTGLAGVYPHADYVTVNISSPNTKNLRALQSDEALDGLLGAIGQRRESLAREHGRRVPVFVKIAPDLDEAQVDVIAATLQRHGMDGVIATNTTIARDAVVGMRHGEEIGGLSGAPVLAASNRVIAQLRARLGRAFPIIGVGGILSAEDAVAKVRAGADVVQIYTGLIYKGPALVGQVARALKDQARR, encoded by the coding sequence ATGCCCCTCCTCCCCTACGGCCTCGCCCGCCCCTTCCTCTTCGGCCTCGATCCCGAGACCGCGCACGACCTCACGCTGGAATCCCTGGCCCGGCTGCAGGGCACGCCCCTGGCCTGGACCTGGTGCTCTGCCCTGGTGGACGACCCGATCGAGCTGGCCGGGCTGCGCTTTCCCAACCGGGTGGGCCTGGCGGCCGGCCTGGACAAGAACGCCCGCTGCATCGACGGCCTGGGCGCGATGGGCTTCGGCTTCGTCGAGGTAGGCACGGTCACGCCCAAGGCGCAGCCGGGCAATCCCAAGCCGCGCATGTTCCGCCTGCCGCAGGCGAACGCGCTGATCAACCGGCTGGGCTTCAACAACGACGGCCTGGATGCCTTCGTGGCCAACGTCCAGCGCTCGTCGTTCCGGCGCCAGGGACGCATCCTGGGCCTGAACATCGGCAAGAACGCGGCCACGCCCATCGAGCGCGCCACCGACGACTACCTGACGGGTCTGGCCGGCGTGTACCCGCATGCCGACTACGTGACGGTGAACATCTCCAGCCCCAACACGAAGAACCTGCGCGCGTTGCAGTCCGACGAGGCGCTCGACGGCCTGCTGGGTGCCATCGGCCAGCGCCGCGAGTCGCTGGCGCGCGAGCATGGCCGCCGCGTGCCGGTGTTCGTGAAGATCGCCCCGGACCTCGACGAGGCGCAGGTCGACGTGATCGCGGCGACCCTGCAGCGCCACGGCATGGACGGTGTGATCGCCACCAACACCACCATCGCCCGCGACGCGGTCGTCGGGATGCGGCATGGCGAGGAAATCGGCGGCCTGAGCGGCGCCCCCGTGCTGGCGGCGAGCAACCGCGTGATCGCGCAGTTGCGCGCGCGTCTGGGCCGCGCTTTCCCCATCATCGGTGTCGGCGGCATCCTCAGTGCCGAGGACGCGGTGGCCAAGGTGCGCGCCGGCGCCGACGTGGTACAGATCTACACCGGCCTGATCTACAAGGGCCCGGCACTGGTCGGCCAAGTCGCGCGGGCGCTGAAGGACCAGGCCCGTCGCTAG
- a CDS encoding PAS domain-containing sensor histidine kinase encodes MQDSPSHELHEAAAPVPWLRRWWRRQTPGRQDRYAMLAPLAAVLLFLAAIISAFWYLRLEEIDREQEAVRRDVEYGQQRLRLRLLERQEQLMRLARDVSNKDVDAEDFVGRAETLVTQYPELQALAWIDERRRLKAAYAGPSVPTAQQRLPGDLLRSGETEATYSLVRDLQQPVYSQPSRNGDAVPLLQLHVPLADQARFAGVILGEYSIDSLLRYGVPAEVSARYAVSLLDGKGRLLAGQSLPPRGPASALLAWATPQANEFEVPVSPVGNGLVLRAQAYRTSLGVVGSGLFWLVGTLSAMTAWMLIGNWRHTRRRMQAQQALIAETNFRRAMENSMLTGMRALDMHGRITYVNPAFCQMTGWSEAQLVGRTAPFPYWPEEDSEQLAARLDDELNGRTLPGGFQVRVKRRDGSLFDARMYVSPLIDPKGHQTGWMTSMTDITEPNRIREQLQASHERFTTVLEALDASVSVAPLGSEELLFANKLYRLWFGQHTVGHLQMVAQAGVPDTPRSDESLDEVDSFVGLPTGQLTAAQSENAEIFVPELGKWLEVRSRYLNWVDGRLAQMVIATDITPRRHAEEQSAAQAERAQSASRLITMGEMASSVAHELNQPLTAINNYCNGLVSRIKAGQIKQDDLLLALDKTARQAQRAGQIIQRIRSFVRRSEPNRAPSDVAAMVAEAVELADIELRRRNVRLSHYVAAQLPKLLVDPILIEQVLVNLLKNAAESIDNAHRTTAQRSVELRAILREVDEQAVVEFSVVDSGKGLAPEVMDRLYEAFFSTKAEGMGIGLNLCRTIVESHQGRMQAENIYNGADVVGCRFSFWIPVSGAISSAANKDAGVPA; translated from the coding sequence ATGCAAGACAGCCCCTCCCACGAGCTGCACGAAGCCGCCGCGCCGGTCCCCTGGCTGCGGCGCTGGTGGCGGCGCCAGACACCCGGCCGCCAGGACCGGTACGCCATGCTGGCGCCCCTGGCGGCGGTGCTGCTGTTCCTGGCCGCCATCATCTCCGCCTTCTGGTACCTGCGGTTGGAGGAAATCGACCGCGAGCAGGAGGCCGTCCGGCGCGACGTCGAATACGGGCAGCAACGGCTGCGCCTGCGGCTGCTCGAGCGGCAGGAGCAATTGATGCGCCTGGCCCGCGACGTCTCCAACAAGGACGTCGACGCCGAGGACTTCGTCGGCCGGGCCGAAACGCTGGTCACCCAGTACCCGGAACTGCAGGCCCTGGCCTGGATCGACGAGCGGCGCCGCCTCAAGGCCGCCTACGCCGGGCCCAGCGTGCCCACCGCGCAGCAGCGCCTGCCGGGGGACCTGCTACGCAGTGGGGAGACCGAGGCGACCTATTCCCTGGTGCGCGACCTGCAGCAGCCGGTGTACTCGCAGCCGTCCCGAAACGGCGACGCCGTGCCGCTGCTGCAGCTGCACGTGCCGCTGGCCGACCAGGCCCGCTTCGCTGGCGTCATCCTGGGCGAGTACTCCATCGACAGCCTCCTGCGTTACGGGGTGCCGGCCGAGGTGTCGGCGCGCTACGCCGTGTCGCTGCTCGATGGCAAGGGACGGCTGCTTGCCGGGCAGTCGCTGCCGCCCCGCGGGCCGGCCAGCGCCCTCCTCGCCTGGGCCACGCCGCAGGCCAACGAGTTCGAGGTGCCGGTCTCGCCGGTCGGCAACGGCCTGGTGCTGCGGGCGCAGGCCTACCGCACCTCGCTGGGGGTGGTGGGCAGCGGCCTGTTCTGGCTGGTGGGCACGCTCAGCGCCATGACGGCCTGGATGCTCATCGGCAACTGGCGCCACACGCGCCGCCGCATGCAGGCCCAGCAGGCCCTGATCGCCGAGACCAATTTCCGCCGGGCCATGGAGAATTCCATGCTCACCGGCATGCGCGCCCTCGACATGCACGGCCGCATCACCTACGTGAACCCGGCCTTCTGCCAGATGACCGGCTGGAGCGAGGCCCAGCTCGTGGGCCGCACCGCCCCCTTCCCCTACTGGCCCGAGGAGGACAGCGAGCAGCTCGCCGCCCGGCTGGACGATGAACTGAACGGCCGCACCCTGCCCGGCGGCTTCCAGGTGCGCGTCAAGCGCCGCGACGGCTCGCTGTTCGATGCCCGCATGTACGTCTCGCCGCTGATCGACCCCAAGGGCCACCAGACCGGCTGGATGACGTCGATGACGGACATCACCGAGCCGAACCGCATCCGCGAGCAGCTGCAGGCCTCCCACGAGCGCTTCACCACCGTGCTGGAGGCCCTCGATGCGTCGGTGTCGGTCGCGCCGCTGGGCAGCGAGGAACTGCTGTTCGCCAACAAGCTGTACCGCCTGTGGTTCGGCCAGCACACGGTGGGGCACCTGCAGATGGTGGCCCAGGCCGGCGTGCCCGACACGCCGCGTTCGGACGAATCGCTCGACGAGGTCGACTCGTTCGTGGGCCTGCCCACCGGGCAGCTGACGGCGGCCCAGTCCGAGAACGCCGAGATCTTCGTGCCGGAACTGGGCAAGTGGCTGGAGGTGCGTTCGCGCTACCTGAACTGGGTGGACGGCCGGCTGGCGCAGATGGTGATCGCCACCGACATCACGCCGCGCCGGCATGCCGAGGAGCAGTCGGCCGCGCAGGCCGAGCGCGCCCAGTCGGCCAGCCGCCTGATCACGATGGGCGAGATGGCGTCGAGCGTCGCGCACGAGCTGAACCAGCCGCTCACCGCGATCAACAACTACTGCAACGGCCTGGTCTCGCGCATCAAGGCCGGCCAGATCAAGCAGGACGACCTGCTCCTGGCCCTGGACAAGACGGCGCGCCAGGCCCAGCGCGCCGGCCAGATCATCCAGCGCATCCGCAGCTTTGTGCGGCGCAGCGAGCCGAACCGGGCCCCCTCCGACGTCGCCGCGATGGTGGCCGAGGCGGTCGAACTGGCCGACATCGAGCTGCGCCGGCGCAACGTGCGCCTGTCGCACTACGTGGCCGCGCAGCTGCCCAAGCTGCTGGTCGATCCCATCCTGATCGAACAGGTGCTGGTCAACCTCCTGAAGAACGCGGCCGAATCCATCGACAACGCGCACCGGACGACCGCACAGCGCAGCGTCGAACTGCGCGCCATCCTGCGCGAGGTCGACGAGCAGGCAGTGGTGGAGTTCTCGGTCGTCGATTCCGGCAAAGGCCTGGCGCCCGAGGTCATGGACCGCCTGTACGAGGCCTTCTTCTCCACCAAGGCCGAAGGCATGGGCATCGGCCTGAACTTGTGCCGCACCATCGTCGAATCGCACCAGGGTCGGATGCAGGCCGAGAACATCTACAATGGCGCCGACGTCGTAGGCTGCCGGTTTTCCTTCTGGATTCCTGTCTCCGGCGCTATCAGTTCCGCAGCAAACAAGGACGCCGGAGTACCTGCATGA
- the folD gene encoding bifunctional methylenetetrahydrofolate dehydrogenase/methenyltetrahydrofolate cyclohydrolase FolD, producing the protein MTAQLIDGNALSKKIRADVAGRTQALRARGIQPALAIVLVGSDPASQVYTRHKVNDSTETGLQATLETYPADLSEEKLLARIRELNADPAVHGILVQLPLPKHLNASKVIETIAPAKDVDGFHVASAGALVTGQPGFWPCTPYGCMKMLESIGYDLRGKHAVVIGRSNIVGKPMALMLLQKNATVTICHSGTTDLKAHTRQADVVVAAVGKRNVLTADMVKPGAVVIDVGMNRDEAGKLCGDVDFAGVREVAGWITPVPGGVGPMTRAMLLVNTLEAAERAAG; encoded by the coding sequence ATGACCGCACAACTGATCGACGGCAACGCGCTGTCCAAGAAGATCCGCGCCGACGTCGCCGGCCGCACCCAGGCGCTGCGCGCCCGTGGCATCCAGCCCGCGCTGGCCATCGTCCTGGTCGGCAGCGACCCCGCCAGCCAGGTCTACACGCGCCACAAGGTCAACGACAGCACCGAGACCGGCCTGCAGGCCACGCTCGAGACCTACCCGGCCGACCTGTCCGAGGAGAAGCTCCTTGCCCGCATCCGGGAACTGAACGCCGACCCCGCCGTGCACGGCATCCTGGTTCAGTTGCCGCTGCCCAAGCACCTGAACGCCAGCAAGGTGATCGAGACGATCGCGCCCGCCAAGGACGTCGATGGCTTCCACGTCGCCAGCGCCGGCGCCCTGGTCACGGGCCAGCCGGGCTTCTGGCCCTGCACCCCGTACGGCTGCATGAAGATGCTCGAAAGCATCGGCTACGACCTGCGCGGCAAGCACGCCGTCGTCATCGGCCGAAGCAACATCGTCGGCAAGCCGATGGCCCTGATGTTGCTGCAGAAGAACGCGACCGTGACCATCTGCCACAGCGGCACCACCGACCTGAAGGCCCACACGCGGCAGGCCGACGTGGTCGTGGCGGCGGTGGGCAAGCGCAACGTGCTGACGGCCGACATGGTCAAGCCCGGCGCGGTCGTCATCGACGTCGGCATGAACCGCGACGAGGCCGGCAAGCTCTGCGGTGATGTCGACTTTGCAGGCGTGCGGGAGGTGGCCGGGTGGATCACGCCGGTGCCCGGCGGAGTCGGCCCCATGACCCGCGCCATGCTGCTGGTGAATACCCTGGAAGCCGCCGAGCGCGCGGCCGGCTGA
- a CDS encoding response regulator transcription factor: MSLIPKKGTVYVVDDDEAVRDSLQWLLEGKDYRVRCFESAESFLARYDPREVACLIVDIRMAGMTGLELQDRLIERKSPLPIVFITGHGDVPMAVNTMKKGAMDFIQKPFKEEELVSLVERMLEHARGAFAEYQSAASRDALLSKLTSREAQVLERIVAGRLNKQIADDLGISIKTVEAHRANIMEKLNANTVADLLKIALGQGSAAKA, encoded by the coding sequence ATGAGCCTGATCCCGAAGAAGGGCACCGTCTACGTGGTCGACGACGACGAAGCGGTCCGCGACTCGCTGCAATGGCTGCTCGAAGGCAAAGACTACCGGGTGCGGTGCTTCGAATCGGCCGAGTCCTTCCTGGCCCGCTACGACCCGCGCGAGGTCGCCTGCCTGATCGTCGACATCCGCATGGCCGGCATGACCGGCCTCGAACTGCAGGATCGGCTGATCGAGCGCAAGTCGCCGCTGCCCATCGTCTTCATCACCGGCCACGGCGACGTGCCCATGGCCGTGAACACGATGAAGAAGGGCGCGATGGACTTCATCCAGAAGCCCTTCAAGGAAGAGGAACTGGTCAGCCTGGTCGAGCGCATGCTCGAACACGCGCGCGGCGCCTTCGCCGAATACCAGAGCGCCGCCAGCCGCGATGCCCTGCTCTCCAAGCTCACCAGCCGCGAAGCCCAGGTGCTCGAACGCATCGTCGCCGGCCGCCTGAACAAGCAGATCGCCGACGACCTGGGCATCAGCATCAAGACGGTAGAGGCGCACCGAGCCAACATCATGGAAAAGCTCAACGCCAACACCGTGGCCGACCTGCTCAAGATCGCCCTCGGCCAGGGCAGCGCCGCCAAGGCCTGA
- the fdx gene encoding ISC system 2Fe-2S type ferredoxin, producing MTVIRILPHPEYCPQGAQVEAPAGTSICEALLDHGIKIEHACDMSCACTTCHVIVREGFASLNEMEEGEEDLLDRAWGLEPNSRLSCQAILAQKDLVVEIPKYSINHAKEIH from the coding sequence CATCCGCATCCTGCCGCACCCCGAGTATTGTCCGCAAGGCGCACAGGTGGAGGCGCCGGCCGGTACCTCGATCTGCGAGGCGCTCCTGGACCACGGCATCAAGATAGAGCACGCCTGCGACATGAGCTGCGCGTGCACCACCTGCCACGTCATCGTGCGGGAAGGCTTCGCTTCCTTGAACGAGATGGAGGAGGGCGAGGAAGACCTTCTTGATCGCGCCTGGGGGCTGGAGCCCAACTCGCGGCTGTCCTGCCAGGCGATCCTGGCGCAGAAGGACCTGGTGGTCGAGATCCCCAAGTACTCGATCAACCACGCCAAGGAAATCCACTAG
- the rpiA gene encoding ribose-5-phosphate isomerase RpiA: MTQDELKALVGQAALKHVVPGEIVGVGTGSTVNKFIDALAAMKDRIPGAVSSSVASTERLRALGIPVFDANEVGELAVYIDGADEIDPRGHMIKGGGAALTREKIVAAQSRRFVCIADESKLVQALGAFPVPVEVIPMAAARITRLFAAKGGQARLRIKDGAPLVTDNGQHILDVAGLRIADPLAFESEVNQWPGVVTVGVFAHQKAAVCLLGTAAGVRQLDF, translated from the coding sequence GTGACACAGGATGAACTGAAGGCCCTGGTTGGCCAGGCGGCGCTCAAACACGTGGTGCCCGGCGAAATCGTCGGTGTCGGGACCGGCTCCACCGTCAACAAGTTCATCGACGCGCTGGCGGCGATGAAGGACCGCATTCCGGGCGCGGTGTCCAGCTCGGTGGCATCCACCGAACGCCTGCGGGCGCTGGGGATCCCGGTCTTCGACGCCAACGAGGTCGGCGAGCTGGCGGTCTACATCGATGGCGCAGACGAGATCGATCCGCGCGGCCACATGATCAAGGGCGGCGGCGCCGCCCTCACGCGCGAGAAGATCGTGGCCGCGCAGTCGCGCCGCTTCGTGTGCATCGCGGACGAGTCCAAGCTGGTGCAGGCGCTGGGCGCGTTCCCGGTCCCGGTGGAGGTGATCCCGATGGCCGCGGCGCGCATCACCCGGCTGTTCGCGGCCAAGGGCGGCCAGGCCCGCTTGCGGATCAAGGATGGAGCGCCGCTGGTCACCGACAACGGCCAGCACATCCTGGATGTCGCCGGCCTGCGCATCGCCGACCCGCTGGCGTTCGAGTCCGAGGTGAACCAATGGCCGGGCGTCGTGACCGTGGGCGTGTTCGCCCACCAGAAGGCGGCGGTGTGCCTGCTGGGCACGGCTGCCGGCGTGCGGCAGCTCGATTTCTAG
- the dnaQ gene encoding DNA polymerase III subunit epsilon, with the protein MRQIVLDTETTGLSAEAGDRIIEIGCVELMARKLTGNNKHWYLNPERDSHEDALKVHGISNEFLRDKPKFGAVADELLEYLQGAELIIHNAAFDVSFLNKELELLGRPPLRTVVDRVTDSLAMAKELFPGKRNSLDALCDRLEVDNSGRTLHGALLDAELLADVYINMTRGQEALLIDVAPTEAAAGIQTRVDLRQFTLPVLLASDQESAAHEEVLLQLDKASGGKTLWRIQTRQDGPVPVA; encoded by the coding sequence ATGCGCCAGATCGTCCTCGACACCGAAACCACGGGCCTGTCGGCCGAAGCCGGCGACCGCATCATCGAGATCGGCTGCGTCGAACTCATGGCGCGCAAGCTGACCGGCAACAACAAGCACTGGTACCTGAATCCGGAGCGGGACAGCCACGAGGATGCCCTGAAGGTCCACGGCATCAGCAATGAGTTCCTGCGCGACAAGCCGAAGTTCGGGGCCGTCGCCGACGAATTGCTGGAGTACCTGCAGGGCGCGGAGTTGATCATCCACAACGCCGCCTTCGACGTCAGCTTCCTGAACAAGGAGCTGGAGCTGCTGGGCCGGCCGCCGCTGCGCACGGTGGTGGACCGCGTGACCGATTCGCTGGCCATGGCCAAGGAGCTGTTCCCCGGCAAGCGCAACAGCCTCGACGCCCTGTGCGACCGCCTGGAGGTCGACAACTCGGGCCGCACGCTGCACGGCGCGTTGCTCGACGCGGAACTGCTGGCCGACGTCTACATCAACATGACGCGTGGCCAGGAGGCGCTGCTGATCGACGTCGCCCCGACGGAGGCGGCAGCCGGCATCCAGACCCGCGTCGACCTGCGCCAGTTCACGCTGCCCGTGCTGCTGGCCAGCGACCAGGAGTCGGCCGCGCACGAGGAGGTGCTGCTCCAGTTGGACAAGGCCAGCGGCGGCAAGACGTTGTGGCGCATCCAGACGCGGCAGGATGGGCCTGTTCCTGTGGCATAA
- a CDS encoding NAD(P)/FAD-dependent oxidoreductase yields MDRVDAVVVGAGVVGLAVARALAQAGRETIVAEGQSGIGQGVSSRNSEVIHAGLYYAPGSLKARLCVRGKELLYALCASHGVEHRRCGKLTVANDEGEVAALRRLQERAAANGVPVEWLDGDQARALEPALRCIAALHSPSTGIVDSHGFMLALQGDLERAGGMVAFESAVDGVRLARGAGEPHVVRLADGSELAADIVVNAASLHACALARRFDGLDERHVPREWFAKGNYYALSGKAPFSRLIYPAPADAHLGTHLTIDLGGQAKFGPDIEWLDVQRPEDIDYQVDPARADGFYAEVRRYWPGLPDGSLQPSYSGVRPKIHGPHEPAADFRIDGPAVHGVPGLVNLFGIESPGLTSAMAVAEDVLARLAA; encoded by the coding sequence ATGGACCGCGTCGATGCCGTGGTGGTGGGGGCCGGTGTGGTTGGCCTGGCGGTGGCACGGGCACTGGCGCAGGCCGGCCGGGAGACCATCGTGGCCGAGGGCCAGTCCGGCATCGGCCAGGGCGTGAGTTCGCGCAACAGCGAGGTGATCCACGCCGGCCTGTACTACGCGCCGGGCTCGCTCAAGGCCAGGCTGTGCGTGCGCGGCAAGGAACTGCTGTATGCGCTGTGCGCCAGCCACGGCGTCGAGCACCGCCGCTGCGGCAAGCTGACCGTCGCCAACGACGAAGGCGAGGTCGCGGCCTTGCGCCGCCTGCAGGAGCGTGCGGCCGCCAACGGGGTGCCCGTCGAGTGGCTCGACGGCGACCAGGCCCGCGCACTCGAGCCGGCGCTGCGCTGCATCGCCGCACTGCACTCGCCCAGCACGGGCATCGTCGACAGCCATGGCTTCATGCTGGCGTTGCAGGGCGACCTGGAGCGCGCCGGCGGCATGGTGGCCTTCGAGTCGGCGGTTGACGGCGTGCGTCTGGCCCGGGGAGCCGGCGAACCGCACGTGGTGCGGCTGGCCGACGGCAGCGAGCTGGCTGCGGACATCGTCGTCAACGCCGCCTCGCTCCACGCCTGCGCACTGGCGCGGCGCTTCGATGGGCTGGACGAGCGGCACGTCCCGCGCGAATGGTTCGCCAAGGGCAACTACTACGCGCTGTCGGGCAAGGCGCCATTCAGCCGGCTGATCTATCCCGCACCGGCTGACGCCCACCTGGGCACGCACCTGACCATCGACCTGGGGGGGCAGGCCAAGTTCGGTCCCGACATCGAGTGGCTCGACGTGCAGCGGCCCGAGGACATCGACTACCAGGTCGATCCCGCGCGGGCCGACGGGTTCTATGCCGAGGTCCGGCGCTACTGGCCCGGCCTGCCCGATGGCAGCCTGCAACCGAGCTACAGCGGGGTGCGCCCCAAGATCCACGGGCCCCATGAGCCGGCGGCCGACTTCCGCATCGATGGCCCGGCCGTGCACGGCGTGCCGGGGCTGGTGAACCTGTTCGGCATCGAGTCGCCGGGGCTCACCAGCGCCATGGCCGTGGCCGAGGACGTGCTGGCCCGGCTCGCTGCCTAG
- a CDS encoding M3 family metallopeptidase, whose product MLANPLLDTHDLPLFDQIRPEHVAPAMDALLAEGEAALEAVVAPEFPADWTALAARLDCTTERLSRAFGAVGHLNSVADTPELRAAYNEVLPRVTEFWTRLGADERLYSKYKAIDPGSLNPEQRQALKNAVRNFVLGGAELQGAAKERFAAIQERQAEVAQKFSENALDATDAFAYYASREELAGVPEDTVQAARAAAEAEGKDGHKITLKMPSYLPVMQFAHDRGLRERVYRAYVTRASEQSPEEFRQFDNSDLIREILALRQEEAKLLGYPNFGEVSVVPKMAESPDQVIGFLRELAAKARPFAEKDVADMRAFAADRLGLRDPQAWDWSYIAEKLKEERYAFSEQEVKQYFTAPKVLAGLFKIVETLFEVVIRRDHAPVWNPGVEFYRIERERKDADAHVSTELVGQFYLDPSARNGKRGGAWMDDVRARWLRPDDGRLQTPVAHLVCNFADGVEGKPPLLTHDDVITLFHEAGHGLHHMLTRVNERDVSGISGVEWDAVELPSQFMENFCWEWSVLRHMTAHVDTGEPLPRELFDKMLAARNFQSGLATLRQVEFALFDMLLHTGHDPAGDFMAVLRQVRAEVAVLPAPAFSRTAHTFSHIFAGGYAAGYYSYKWAEVLSADAYAAFEETAGEDGSPSVETGRKYRQAILESGGSRPAMESFKAFRGREPSMDALLRHQGMA is encoded by the coding sequence ATGCTCGCTAATCCCCTCCTCGACACCCACGACCTTCCCCTTTTCGACCAGATCCGGCCGGAGCATGTCGCCCCGGCCATGGACGCCCTGCTGGCGGAAGGCGAGGCCGCGCTCGAGGCGGTGGTCGCACCGGAATTCCCCGCCGACTGGACGGCGCTGGCCGCGCGCCTGGACTGCACGACCGAGCGGCTGAGCCGGGCGTTCGGCGCCGTCGGCCACCTGAACAGCGTCGCCGACACGCCCGAGTTGCGAGCCGCCTACAACGAGGTGCTGCCCCGTGTCACGGAGTTCTGGACCCGGCTGGGCGCTGACGAGCGCCTGTATTCCAAGTACAAGGCCATCGACCCGGGCAGTCTCAATCCCGAGCAGCGCCAGGCGCTGAAGAACGCTGTCCGCAATTTCGTGCTGGGCGGCGCGGAACTGCAGGGGGCCGCCAAGGAGCGCTTCGCGGCCATCCAGGAGCGCCAGGCCGAGGTGGCGCAGAAGTTCAGCGAGAACGCGCTCGACGCCACCGATGCCTTCGCCTACTACGCATCGCGCGAGGAACTGGCCGGCGTGCCCGAGGACACGGTGCAGGCCGCCCGCGCCGCGGCCGAGGCCGAGGGCAAGGACGGACACAAGATCACGCTGAAGATGCCCAGCTACCTGCCGGTGATGCAGTTCGCGCACGACCGCGGGCTGCGCGAGCGGGTCTACCGCGCCTATGTCACCCGCGCAAGCGAGCAGTCGCCGGAGGAGTTCCGCCAGTTCGACAACAGCGACCTGATCCGCGAGATCCTGGCGCTGCGCCAGGAAGAGGCGAAGCTCCTCGGCTACCCCAATTTCGGCGAGGTGTCGGTCGTGCCCAAGATGGCCGAATCGCCCGACCAGGTGATCGGCTTCCTGCGCGAGCTGGCCGCCAAGGCCCGGCCCTTCGCCGAGAAGGACGTGGCCGACATGCGCGCGTTCGCGGCCGACAGGCTGGGGCTGCGCGATCCGCAGGCCTGGGACTGGAGCTACATCGCCGAGAAGCTGAAGGAGGAGCGCTATGCCTTCAGCGAACAGGAGGTCAAGCAGTACTTCACCGCGCCCAAGGTGCTGGCCGGTCTGTTCAAGATCGTCGAGACGCTGTTCGAAGTGGTGATCCGGCGCGACCATGCGCCGGTGTGGAACCCCGGCGTGGAGTTCTACCGCATCGAGCGTGAGCGCAAGGACGCCGACGCCCATGTCAGCACCGAGCTGGTGGGGCAGTTCTACCTCGATCCCTCGGCCCGCAACGGCAAGCGCGGCGGCGCCTGGATGGACGACGTGCGGGCGCGCTGGCTGCGCCCCGACGACGGCCGCCTGCAGACGCCCGTGGCCCACCTGGTCTGCAACTTCGCCGACGGGGTGGAGGGAAAACCCCCGTTGCTCACGCACGACGACGTCATCACCTTGTTTCACGAGGCTGGCCATGGCCTCCACCACATGCTCACGCGGGTGAACGAGCGCGACGTCTCGGGCATCAGCGGGGTGGAATGGGACGCCGTGGAGCTTCCCAGCCAGTTCATGGAGAACTTCTGCTGGGAGTGGAGCGTGCTGCGCCACATGACCGCCCACGTCGACACGGGCGAGCCGCTGCCGCGCGAGCTGTTCGACAAGATGCTGGCAGCCCGCAATTTCCAGAGCGGCCTGGCCACCCTGCGCCAGGTGGAATTCGCCCTGTTCGACATGCTGCTGCACACCGGCCACGACCCCGCCGGCGACTTCATGGCGGTACTGCGCCAGGTGCGCGCCGAAGTGGCCGTGCTGCCCGCACCGGCCTTCAGCCGCACCGCCCACACCTTCAGCCACATCTTCGCCGGCGGCTACGCGGCGGGCTATTACAGCTACAAGTGGGCCGAGGTCCTGTCCGCCGACGCCTATGCGGCGTTCGAGGAGACCGCCGGCGAGGACGGTTCCCCCAGCGTCGAAACCGGGCGAAAATACCGGCAGGCCATCCTCGAGTCCGGCGGCAGCCGGCCGGCCATGGAATCGTTCAAGGCGTTCCGTGGCCGCGAGCCCAGCATGGACGCACTGCTGCGGCACCAGGGCATGGCCTGA
- a CDS encoding glutaredoxin family protein: MPHQRPLSTRRLAAALALVALACSAGAQQVYRIVGADGKVTFSDQPPPDSKAKAVPTASAGGSGAVGLPFELRQVASKYPVTLYTGPECAPCGSGRAYLSSRGVPFTEKTVSTNEDIQALQRLSGAATLPLLTIGGQQLNGYSEPEWTQFLNAAGYPGSSQLPASYRPPAATPLVAAAAPRPAAPPTAPSAQQVPTPAAPAATAGSNPAGIQF; this comes from the coding sequence ATGCCACACCAACGCCCCCTTTCGACACGCCGCCTTGCGGCCGCCCTCGCACTCGTCGCCCTGGCCTGCTCGGCCGGCGCCCAGCAGGTCTATCGCATCGTCGGTGCGGACGGGAAGGTGACCTTCTCCGACCAGCCGCCCCCCGATTCGAAGGCGAAGGCGGTGCCAACGGCGTCGGCCGGCGGATCGGGAGCGGTGGGCCTGCCGTTCGAGCTGCGCCAGGTGGCCAGCAAGTATCCCGTCACGCTCTACACCGGCCCCGAGTGCGCGCCTTGCGGCTCCGGCCGCGCCTACCTGTCGTCGCGCGGCGTGCCCTTCACCGAGAAGACGGTCAGCACGAACGAGGACATCCAGGCCCTGCAGCGCCTGTCCGGCGCGGCGACGCTGCCGCTGCTCACCATCGGTGGCCAGCAGCTCAATGGCTACTCCGAGCCGGAGTGGACCCAGTTCCTGAATGCGGCCGGCTATCCCGGCTCGTCGCAGTTGCCGGCCAGCTACCGCCCCCCCGCGGCCACCCCGCTGGTCGCGGCGGCCGCGCCCCGCCCGGCGGCGCCGCCGACGGCACCCAGCGCGCAGCAGGTGCCCACGCCCGCAGCGCCCGCCGCCACCGCAGGCAGCAACCCGGCCGGCATCCAGTTCTAG